A stretch of [Clostridium] scindens DNA encodes these proteins:
- a CDS encoding galactokinase: MKERFIQKFQELYGKEDGIRAYFAPGRVNLIGEHTDYNGGHVFPCALTLGTYGIVRDRKDRKLRFYSMNFEGLGIIETSLDELVPDEAANWTNYPKGVMWAFEKRGYKLTHGMDILIYGNIPSGSGLSSSASLEVLTGLMLKDTFGFEDLTMVEVALIGQDSENNFNGCNCGIMDQFASAMGKKDHAIFLDTNTLNYEYAPVLLKDAKIVITNSKVKHSLVDSAYNDRRKECETALKELQEKLPIQSLGELTQEEFELHKGAIKDPVRQRRAKHAVYENQRTIRAVEALRGNDVELFGRLMNESHQSLKEDYQVSCQEIDILVDLAQAMPGVLGSRITGGGFGGCTVSIVRNDAVDGFISQIGKTYKEKVGHEAEFYVVEIGDGARII, encoded by the coding sequence ATGAAAGAGCGTTTCATTCAGAAGTTTCAGGAATTGTATGGGAAAGAAGACGGGATACGGGCCTATTTCGCGCCGGGACGCGTGAATCTGATCGGAGAGCATACGGATTACAACGGAGGCCATGTATTTCCCTGCGCGCTTACCCTTGGAACCTACGGGATTGTAAGGGATCGCAAAGACCGGAAGCTGCGGTTCTATTCCATGAATTTTGAAGGCCTGGGAATCATAGAGACCAGCCTGGATGAGCTGGTCCCGGACGAGGCGGCCAATTGGACCAACTATCCCAAGGGCGTGATGTGGGCGTTTGAAAAGCGGGGTTACAAGCTGACTCATGGGATGGACATCCTGATATACGGCAATATTCCCAGCGGTTCGGGACTTTCATCTTCCGCATCCTTAGAAGTCCTGACAGGGCTGATGCTTAAGGATACATTCGGCTTTGAGGATCTGACCATGGTGGAAGTGGCGCTGATCGGGCAGGATTCTGAGAATAATTTTAACGGCTGCAACTGCGGAATCATGGATCAGTTCGCAAGCGCCATGGGAAAGAAGGATCATGCCATCTTCCTGGATACCAATACCTTGAACTACGAGTATGCTCCCGTGCTGCTTAAGGATGCCAAGATCGTGATTACCAACAGCAAGGTAAAGCACAGCCTGGTAGATTCTGCCTACAATGACAGGAGAAAGGAATGCGAGACGGCGCTTAAGGAATTGCAGGAAAAACTTCCCATTCAGAGCCTTGGGGAACTGACGCAGGAAGAGTTTGAATTACATAAAGGGGCGATCAAGGACCCGGTAAGACAAAGGCGGGCAAAGCATGCGGTATATGAGAACCAGAGGACGATCCGGGCAGTGGAGGCGCTTCGGGGAAATGACGTGGAACTCTTCGGAAGGCTGATGAACGAATCGCACCAGTCTTTGAAGGAAGATTACCAGGTATCCTGCCAGGAGATCGATATTCTGGTGGATCTGGCGCAGGCGATGCCGGGAGTTCTGGGATCCCGTATTACCGGAGGCGGATTTGGCGGATGTACCGTGAGCATCGTTAGGAATGATGCGGTGGATGGCTTTATCAGCCAGATTGGAAAGACTTATAAAGAAAAAGTGGGCCATGAGGCGGAATTCTATGTAGTGGAGATCGGCGATGGAGCGAGGATCATATAG
- the galT gene encoding UDP-glucose--hexose-1-phosphate uridylyltransferase, with protein MLFENIKKLVEYGVQTGLTPESERIYTTNLLLEMFGEDNYEDCPVEDTEIELESVLKELLDEAVKRGIIEDSIGYRDLFDTKLMNCLLPRPAQVQETFAKKYEISPQEATDYYYKFSQDSDYIRRYRVKKDMKWKVDSPYGEIDITINLSKPEKDPKAIAAAKNAKASSYPKCLLCMENEGYAGRLNHPARENHRIIPVTVNDSKWGFQYSPYVYYNEHCIVFNGQHVPMKIERATFVKLFDFIKFFPHYFLGSNADLPIVGGSILSHDHFQGGNYTFAMAKAPIEKQVTIPGYEDVEAGIVKWPLSVLRIRSTDEKQLIDLADHILAAWRGYTDEAAFIYACTEGEPHNTITPIARKVGDTFELDLALRNNITTQEHPLGVYHPHAQYHNIKKENIGLIEVMGLAVLPSRLKEELEILAGYLVEGKDIRSNEKIEKHAEWVERFLPDYDRITGENVMDILKKEVGNTFVHVLEDAGVYKCTPQGREDFMRFVNTL; from the coding sequence ATGCTATTTGAAAATATTAAGAAACTGGTAGAATATGGCGTCCAGACAGGATTGACGCCGGAATCGGAGCGCATCTATACCACCAACCTTCTGCTGGAAATGTTTGGCGAGGATAATTATGAAGACTGCCCGGTGGAAGATACAGAGATTGAATTAGAGTCCGTGCTGAAGGAGCTGCTGGATGAGGCAGTAAAAAGAGGGATTATCGAGGACAGTATCGGATACCGGGACCTCTTTGACACGAAGCTTATGAACTGCCTGCTTCCAAGGCCGGCCCAGGTACAGGAGACATTTGCGAAGAAATATGAGATATCCCCGCAGGAGGCCACGGACTATTATTATAAGTTCAGCCAGGACAGCGACTATATCCGGCGCTACCGCGTGAAGAAAGATATGAAATGGAAAGTGGATTCCCCCTATGGAGAGATCGACATCACCATCAACCTGTCTAAGCCGGAGAAGGATCCCAAGGCCATTGCCGCGGCAAAGAACGCCAAGGCCAGCAGTTATCCCAAGTGCCTGCTGTGCATGGAGAATGAAGGATATGCGGGCCGCCTGAACCATCCGGCAAGGGAGAATCACCGGATCATTCCGGTTACGGTCAACGACAGCAAGTGGGGATTCCAGTATTCTCCTTATGTATATTACAATGAGCACTGTATCGTGTTCAACGGGCAGCATGTGCCTATGAAGATCGAGCGGGCTACATTTGTGAAGCTGTTTGACTTCATCAAGTTCTTTCCCCATTATTTCCTGGGCTCCAATGCAGACCTGCCCATCGTGGGAGGCTCCATCTTAAGCCATGACCATTTCCAGGGAGGCAATTATACATTTGCCATGGCAAAAGCGCCAATCGAGAAGCAGGTAACGATACCGGGATATGAAGACGTGGAGGCCGGAATCGTCAAGTGGCCTCTGTCCGTACTGCGGATACGAAGTACCGACGAAAAACAGCTCATCGACCTGGCGGACCATATACTGGCAGCCTGGAGAGGCTACACGGATGAGGCCGCATTCATCTATGCCTGCACAGAAGGAGAGCCCCACAATACGATTACGCCAATCGCAAGAAAGGTGGGCGATACGTTCGAACTGGATCTGGCGCTTCGGAACAACATTACCACCCAGGAGCACCCCTTAGGCGTGTATCACCCGCATGCGCAGTACCACAATATCAAGAAGGAAAATATCGGCCTTATCGAGGTGATGGGACTTGCGGTCCTGCCTTCCAGGCTGAAGGAAGAACTGGAGATACTGGCCGGATATCTTGTGGAAGGCAAGGACATCCGAAGCAATGAGAAGATTGAAAAGCATGCAGAGTGGGTCGAGCGGTTCCTTCCGGATTATGACAGGATTACCGGGGAAAATGTCATGGATATCCTGAAGAAGGAAGTGGGCAATACATTCGTCCATGTACTGGAAGATGCCGGAGTATACAAGTGTACGCCGCAGGGACGGGAAGATTTCATGCGGTTTGTGAATACCTTATAA